Proteins found in one Lates calcarifer isolate ASB-BC8 linkage group LG8, TLL_Latcal_v3, whole genome shotgun sequence genomic segment:
- the zgc:113229 gene encoding uncharacterized protein zgc:113229, whose protein sequence is MSQSHTPTDTQGLLQSMLQRLKLQPGREGQPLLHTPVPATAASTWRQDGERGASTFQKVNNSHVNGFEFGTNGVPSKGFGISAADGNVGFKGGEIQRPGHGLGMDRGLTSLPTQKDNTDNGTGENRVLGQATSPGITPTGTGQLFPSQSVKDADITSLDRTDGERVSFGSSSTTRHTPGNNDVVISSGQNQVQDQGFKPKVYAWSLKATDAHLDTGNQEIEAPHVGNGGFGALGQSKDMQFVASGQTTANSSFRRKRSSENKTRRWTQKIKEKWLDRSGSLSKKGKEEGGRVDRKSEQGTEISPQKQLLTTENLINTSIKEEERPLVSLDSSDPSETPHTHTEDSTAEARLRSSSDFDFGLGSFSLLDEIVTGQEWAKFLNPSLPAALVNQRPPAEPLSQFKTAPNPYDSGQSSLNLQGGGNNMWHLTDTPSSPDLDFSMAQISPDAFQTVSMDISEGKQQQNVQSEPMEDSHNQSDHQSIERGRGQQRRPLSFVEPADSLDNSSLRRGLLNRKRHHQSAESRDERPQSEKMSDGKEAGRGALVSPPSMTSSHVMDETGESQHDIVMPLYPPNSPTTPVSPSSFNPFASAPRGVLKHSISQDSESTMETVTKRRRVEENRRVRFSEQVMTIAPPELELDAADSEEDSGAEEDSVTEQECEVEQVVTGEVAPARRAALPAWIQALKRRNMGRKNR, encoded by the exons ATGTCTCAGTCACATACTCCAACAGACACTCAGGGCTTGCTGCAGTCCATGCTGCAGAGGCTGAAGCTCCAGCCGGGAAGAGAGGGCCAGCCACTCCTGCACACACCTGTACCCGCCACGGCTGCTTCCACATGGAggcaagatggagagagaggagcctCCACCTTCCAGAAAGTAAACAACAGTCATGTAAATGGCTTTGAGTTTGGTACCAATGGTGTCCCCTCTAAAGGGTTTGGGATCTCTGCTGCGGATGGTAATGTTGGCTTCAAAGGTGGAGAAATACAGCGACCAGGTCATGGCCTTGGAATGGACAGGGGTCTCACTTCCCTCCCCACCCAGAAAGACAACACTGATAATGGCACGGGTGAGAACAGAGTGTTGGGACAGGCCACATCGCCTGGGATCACCCCAACAGGAACGGGGCAGCTGTTTCCGTCTCAATCAGTTAAGGATGCTGATATCACTTCCTTAGATAGGACTGATGGAGAAAGGGTGAGTTTTGGAAGTTCTTCAACAACAAGACACACTCCTGGTAATAATGATGTCGTCATAAGCTCAGGACAGAATCAGGTCCAGGATCAGGGCTTTAAACCCAAAGTCTATGCGTGGTCCTTGAAGGCCACAGACGCACATCTTGACACTGGAAATCAAGAGATCGAAGCACCGCATGTGGGAAATGGAGGATTCGGAGCTTTGGGGCAAAGCAAAGACATGCAGTTTGTCGCAAGTGgccaaacaacagcaaacagcagctttagAAGAAAGCGATCATCTGAGAATAAAACCAGGAGGTGGACGCAGAAGATTAAGGAGAAATGGTTGGACAGGTCGGGGAGTCTTagtaaaaagggaaaagaagaagGTGGGAGAGTAGACAGGAAGAGTGAGCAAGGAACTGAG ATTTCACCTCAAAAGCAGCTACTGACGACAGAAAATCTCATCAATACGTCAATTAAGGAGGAAGAAAGACCCCTCgtttcattagacagcagtgaTCCCAGTGaaacccctcacacacacacagaggacagcaCTGCTGAGGCCCGCCTCAG GTCTTCCAGTGACTTTGACTTCGGCCTGGGCTCATTCAGCCTCCTGGATGAGATTGTCACAGGTCAAGAGTGGGCCAAGTTCCTCAACCCCAGCCTGCCAGCTGCCTTGGTCAATCAGAGACCACCAGCGGAGCCACTGAGCCAATTCAAAACTGCACCAAATCCTTATGACAGTGGTCAGTCGTCTTTGAACCTACAAGGAGGTGGAAACAACATGTGGCACTTAACGGACACACCGTCATCACCGGATTTAGATTTCAGTATGGCACAAATATCACCTGATGCTTTCCAAACTGTCAGCATggacatttcagagggaaagcaacagcaaaatGTTCAATCAGAACCAATGGAAGACAGTCATAACCAatcagatcaccagtctataGAGAGAGGACGGGGGCAGCAACGTAGACCTCTGTCCTTCGTAGAG CCTGCAGATTCTCTGGACAACTCATCGCTGAGGAGAGGCCTCCTCAACAGAAAGAGACACCATCAGTCGGCTGAGAGCAGAGACGAGAGGCCTCAATCTGAGAAAATGAGTGATGGAAAAGAGGCAGGCAGAG GGGCGCTTGTATCTCCACCGAGCATGACCAGCAGCCATGTGATGGATGAAACAGGAGAGTCACAACATGATATCGTCATGCCTCTGTACCCCCCGAACTCTCCTACTACCCCTGTCTCGCCATCCTCCTTTAACCCTTTTGCTTCTGCACCTCGGGGCGTCCTCAAACACTCGATATCCCAGGATTCTGAGTCCACTATGGAAACAGTGACAAAAAGG AGGCGAGTTGAGGAGAACCGCCGGGTTCGTTTTTCAGAGCAGGTGATGACCATAGCCCCTCCGGAGCTGGAACTGGATGCCGCAGACTCAGAGGAGGAttcaggagcagaggaggactCAGTGACGGAGCAGGAGTGTGAGGTGGAGCAGGTGGTGACGGGGGAGGTGGCACCGGCACGTCGGGCCGCCCTCCCCGCCTGGATACAGGCTCTGAAGAGGAGGAACATGGGGAGGAAGAACAGATAG
- the p2rx3a gene encoding P2X purinoceptor 3a, producing the protein MSSFVYGCVIDFFTYETTKSVVVKSWSVGIINRIVQLLIITYFVGWVFIHEKAYQISDTNIESSVMTKVKGFGHHNNRVMDVADYVYPPQGAGVFCIMTRVLITENQFQGKCAETNKMFSCDTDEDCHKYFGSILSNGVITGICLKSSDGSKGQCEIEGWCPAESDKHTVTPMLQVTNFTIFIKNSIRFPLFDVTRGNFPSDMTSKQIKSCNYHPVTNRFCPIFRVGDVLNYTGQTVENLAEKGGEIGINIEWKCNLDLNIDKCVPNYSFTRLDAPFDKNAVSKGYNFRFAKHFKTDNGTEFRTLHKAFAIRFDVMVTGSAGKFNTIPTLISLVAAFTSVGLGTVLCDVILLNFLKGADQYKAKKFEEVMCLNAQIKASLTQSPGSQLSLRTGIKSSYDSGAISLSTCDQPV; encoded by the exons ATGAGCTCCTTCGTGTATGGCTGTGTCATTGACTTCTTCACCTACGAGACCACCAAGTCTGTGGTGGTCAAGAGCTGGTCTGTGGGCATCATCAACCGGATCGTACAGCTTCTCATCATCACATATTTTGTCGG CTGGGTCTTCATCCATGAGAAAGCTTATCAGATATCTGACACCAACATTGAGTCCTCTGTGATGACCAAAGTAAAAGGTTTTGGTCACCATAACAACCGTGTCATGGATGTGGCTGACTACGTCTATCCCCCACAG GGTGCAGGTGTGTTCTGCATCATGACCAGAGTCCTCATCACTGAAAATCAGTTCCAAGGAAAATGCGCAGAG ACTAATAAGATGTTCAGTTGTGACACAGATGAAGATTGCCACAAGTATTTTGGTTCCATCCTCTCCAATG GGGTTATAACAGGTATTTGCCTTAAGTCCTCTGATGGCTCCAAGGGTCAGTGTGAGATTGAAGGATGGTGTCCAGCCGAGAGCGACAAACATACAGT CACGCCGATGCTGCAAGTGACAAACTTCACCATTTTCATCAAAAACAGCATTCGCTTCCCACTGTTTGATGTCACCAG GGGGAACTTTCCTTCCGATATGACGTCCAAGCAGATCAAGAGCTGTAACTACCACCCAGTGACTAACCGCTTCTGCCCCATCTTTCGGGTTGGGGACGTGCTGAACTATACTGGGCAGACTGTGGAAAACCTGGCAGAAAAG GGTGGAGAAATAGGAATAAACATTGAGTGGAAGTGTAACTTGGACCTGAACATTGATAAATGTGTGCCCAATTACTCTTTCACACGACTGGATGCACCATTTGACAAGAATGCCGTCTCTAAAGGATACAACTTCAG ATTTGCCAAACATTTCAAGACAGACAATGGGACTGAATTTCGGACACTTCACAAAGCATTTGCAATCCGCTTTGATGTTATGGTCACTGGAAGT GCAGGAAAGTTTAACACCATCCCAACACTGATCAGCCTGGTAGCTGCTTTCACATCTGTTGGACTG GGTACGGTTCTGTGTGACGTGATTTTACTGAACTTCCTGAAGGGGGCAGACCAGTATAAAGCCAAGAAATTTGAAGAGGTAAT GTGTCTGAACGCTCAGATAAAGGCGTCCCTCACTCAGAGCCCAGGCAGCCAGCTCTCACTCAGGACAGGTATCAAGAGTTCCTATGACTCTGGAGCCATCTCCCTTTCTACCTGTGACCAGCCTGTCTGA
- the ssrp1a gene encoding LOW QUALITY PROTEIN: FACT complex subunit SSRP1a (The sequence of the model RefSeq protein was modified relative to this genomic sequence to represent the inferred CDS: deleted 1 base in 1 codon) yields the protein MGDTLEFNEIYQEVKGSWNDGRLRFSKQNVVYKSSKTGKVDSIPAGELNLAQWRRVCLGHGIKLGTSTGHIYKYDGFRDTDFEKISEFFKANYKVELTEKDMCVKGWNWGTAKFSGPLLSFDINDSTAFEVPLSNVSQCATGKNEVTLEFHQNDDTEVSLMEVRFYVPPSQADERQDPVEAFAQNVLSKADVIQATGDAVCIFKELQCLTPRGRYDIRIYPTFLHLHGKTFDYKIPYTTVLRLFLLPHKDQRQMFFVISLDPPIKQGQTRYHFLILLFSKEEDINLTLNMSEEDVERRFEGKLSKNMSGSLYEMVSRVMKALVNRKITVPGNFQGHSGAQCITCSYKASSGLLYPLERGFIYVHKPPVHLRFEEISCVNFARGTTTTRSFDFEIETKQGNQYTFSSIEREEYGKLFDFVNAKKLNIKNRGFKEGMKGNIDEYSDSDDDQHDAYLERMKAEGKIREEGNDSDESDGGSDESFNPGEEDDDIAEEYDSNASASDSSEEGDESEDESAKKKKAKKAKVVKEKKERKPRKEKKQKDTGGPKRPMSAYMLWLNSSRERIKSENPGISITEISKKAGEMWRQLGKDEKEEWETKAGEAKRQYDKAKKEYKESGGGSASSSKKESKKSGGKKDEKKRKSAGGDKDRERGGGNDSFKSREFIETSEESSSDSDHKSKSKRKKQESDEEEEEAVSTPASSEEESD from the exons ATGGGAGACACATTGGAGTTCAACGAGATTTACCAGGAGGTTAAAGGCTCCTGG AACGACGGGCGTCTGCGTTTCAGCAAGCAAAATGTGGTTTATAAGAGCAGCAAGACAGGGAAGGTGGACAGCATCCCGGCCGGCGAGCTCAACCTGGCCCAGTGGAGACGAGTGTGTTTAGGCCACGGCATCAAACTGGGCACCAGCACAGGACACATCTACAAATATGATGGCTTCAGGGACACG GACTTTGAGAAGATCTCTGAGTTTTTCAAGGCTAACTACAAGGTGGAGCTGACAGAGAAGGACATGTGTGTGAAGGGCTGGAACTGGGGAACAGCCAAGTTCTCAG GGCCACTGTTATCATTCGACATAAACGACAGCACAGCGTTCGAGGTCCCGCTGTCCAACGTCTCCCAGTGCGCCACGGGGAAAAACGAAGTCACTCTGGAGTTTCACCAGAATGATGACACCGAGGTTTCCCTCATGGAGGTCCGATTCTACGTCCCACCTAGCCAGGCTGATGAACGACAAGACCCCGTTGAG GCATTTGCCCAGAATGTGTTGTCTAAGGCCGATGTGATCCAAGCCACAGGAGATGCTGTGTGTATCTTCAAAGAGCTGCAGTGTCTTACACCCAGAGGAAG ATATGACATCCGTATCTACCCGACCTTCCTTCACCTCCATGGTAAGACTTTTGACTACAAGATTCCCTACACCACTGTCCTCCGTCTATTCCTGCTGCCACACAAGGACCAGAGGCAGATGTTCTTTGTG ATCAGTCTGGACCCTCCCATCAAGCAGGGTCAGACACGC TATCACTTTCTGATTCTGCTCTTCTCCAAGGAAGAGGACATCAACCTCACCCTCAACATGAGCGA GGAGGATGTGGAGCGTCGTTTTGAGGGCAAACTCAGTAAGAACATGTCTGGGTCGCTGTATGAGATGGTCAGCAGAGTGATGAAGGCACTGGTCAACCGCAAGATCACTGTGCCCGGAAACTTCCAGGG TCACTCTGGGGCTCAGTGCATCACCTGCTCCTACAAGGCCTCCTCAGGCCTCCTCTACCCTCTGGAGAGAGGCTTCATCTACGTCCACAAACCGCCTGTTCACCTGCGTTTCGAGGAGATCTCCTGCGTCAACTTTGCCCGAGGCACCACCACGACACGCTCCTTTGACTTTGAGATTGAGACCAAGCAGGGGAACCAGTACACTTTCAGCAGCATTGAAAG agAAGAGTACGGCAAACTGTTTGACTTTGTTAACGCCAAGAAGCTCAACATCAAGAACAGAGGGTTCAAAGAG GGCATGAAGGGTAACATTGACGAGTACAGCGACTCAGATGATGACCAGCACGATGCCTACCTGGAGAGGATGAAGGCTGAAGGCAAGATCAGAGAGGAAGGCAATGACAGCGACGAATCAGATGGTGGTAGCG ATGAGTCGTTTAATCCCGGAGAAGAGGATGATGACATTGCAGAAGa GTACGACAGCAACGCCTCAGCAAGCGACAGCAGCGAAGAAGGAGACGAAAGCGAAGATGAGAGTgcgaagaagaagaaggccaAGAAAGCCAAAGTggtgaaggagaagaaagaaaggaaaccACGCAAAGAG AAGAAGCAGAAAGATACCGGTGGTCCCAAGAGGCCAATGAGCGCCTACATGCTCTGGCTGAACTCCAGCCGTGAGCGCATCAAGTCGGAGAATCCTGGCATCTCTATCACAGAAATCTCCAAGAAGGCCGGAGAGATGTGGAGGCAGCTGGGCAAAGATGAGAAGGAG gaGTGGGAAACAAAGGCAGGAGAGGCCAAGAGGCAGTACgacaaagcaaagaaagagtACAAAGAGAGCGGCGGCGGATCAGCATCTAGTTCAAAGAA GGAGAGTAAAAAATCTGGAGGTAAAAAGGAcgagaagaagaggaagtccGCTGGCGGAGACAAGGACAGGGAGCGGGGAGGAGGCAACGACAGCTTCAAGAGCCGTGAGTTCATCGAGACCAGCGAGGAGAGTTCATCTGACTCTGACCACAAGAGCAAGTCCAAAAGAAAGAAG CAAGAatcagatgaagaggaggaagaggccgTGTCTACACCCGCTAGCTCAGAGGAAGAGTctgactaa
- the tbc1d10c gene encoding probable serine/threonine-protein kinase kinX isoform X1, whose translation MDIGWRGRGLGRTRRNGTGKRERKGICPSLSLARPPPCQLSPSLLHKKLRRGGKGNAGEWEGGARVVRHLSMGAKEDWRSWNELNFKKVQGVQEEEDIEEHKSEWKLTGQTQEKELLEEPEKMDKAQNTPTESAEETVMVKEQIEQVETKEEQEEKSQPKETEDDKTLSEQTEETNMETEPNQGPAEDQTVENIPQPTEHTSDHEQAEELDSNSQPQVLEQQDHKGQDQETEVKDAKEEPEKQASESEHSAAVEENQSEVQKDADAEEDDTDEETQISVDSIEEQVIQADVKPEERTESTDEQQTQEGTVTGVSETRTEMSPGSETNNNTEAETDLTTETETQEEVITGMDKSSQGDAFDVKYHSTESIAETEMKEESHTQKETETEEEVKDDAAKQDELETEVVQIDLEQHADSVTETEVETLILSSPECIQEEEEEEEEEEEEDTDVDTETKAEIPAADDTVNESSETHCSEKQCDTVASEPEQEKEEVTLTVHSEAQVDTGVDQTQAEETSTETQTNVETADTVAPPEKEETSEQAEAVNLTTEPDGKTGSVEVSTSEEPAPEEPTNQVAVGPLEEEKSTENVQENTVEEDEVFISTPNVTDNPNTDNNPQVQSKDDAPAELNNSGLTQAPGRRGSRSSGDFCVRKSSSSRGSRLARRLSEDLFTTPQKTSQSQTIPNQPEVKHTESQINPGAVNPTQTPPDAAQSSEVASSLSTEVTEGTAAEQEPPTPTKRFGLFRRLRGEQPKKAKEKRVQKMQVPKILIQDFSDGTGEGKPVEEEGEEKLSSRERRRRRRERERREKEEERLRKKKEKEMEKERERERRKPQTRGKSFQVQREKGGDDPPQCGSKTGSQTLRHSASYAESYF comes from the coding sequence ATGGATATCGGATGGCGTGGGCGAGGGCTCGGCAGAACGAGGAGGAACGggacaggaaagagagagagaaagggaatcTGTCCGTCCCTCTCGCTCGCTCGGCCTCCACCCTGTCAGCTGTCCCCCTCGCTCCTGCACAAGAAGCtgaggagaggggggaaaggTAACGCCGGCGAATGGGAGGGCGGCGCTAGAGTGGTGAGGCATCTTTCGATGGGAGCGAAggaggactggaggagctggaacGAGTTGAATTTTAAGAAGGTGCAGGGtgttcaggaggaggaggacatagAGGAACACAAGAGTGAGTGGAAACTAACAGGACAAACTCAGGAGAAAGAACTTTTAGAGGAACCTGAAAAGATGGACAAAGCccaaaacacaccaacagagAGCGCAGAGGAAACAGTAATGGTAAAAGAACAGATTGAACAAGTCGAAACAAAGGAGGAACAAGAAGAGAAAAGTCAGCCTAAAGAAACAGAGGATGATAAAACGCTTTCGGaacagacagaagaaacaaaTATGGAGACAGAGCCAAACCAAGGTCCAGCTGAAGATCAAACTGTTGAAAATATTCCTCAGCCCACTGAACATACCTCTGACCATGAACAGGCAGAGGAGCTGGACTCTAACAGCCAGCCACAAGTCCTGGAACAACAGGATCACAAAGGCCAGGACCAGGAAACTGAGGTAAAAGATGCAAAAGAGGAGCCAGAAAAGCAAGCGTCAGAAAGTGaacattcagctgctgtggaGGAAAATCAGAGTGAGGTGCAGAAAGATGCTGATGCAGAAGAAGATGACACAGATGAAGAAACACAAATTAGTGTAGACTCcattgaggaacaggtgattCAGGCTGATGTGAAAccagaggagagaacagaaagTACAGACGAGCAACAGACACAGGAGGGCACAGTCACAGGAGTCTCAGAAACAAGAACTGAGATGAGTCCGGgctcagaaacaaacaacaacacagaggcagagacagatctaacaacagagacagagactcagGAAGAAGTGATCACAGGGATGGACAAAAGCTCACAGGGCGATGCATTTGACGTAAAATACCACAGTACTGAGTCAAtagcagaaacagaaatgaaagaagagTCCCACACCCAAAAGGAGACAGAAACTGAAGAAGAGGTGAAGGACGATGCAGCTAAACAGGATGAATTGGAGACCGAAGTAGTACAAATAGATTTAGAACAGCATGCAGattcagtgacagagacagaggtagaaACATTAATCCTGTCTTCACCTGAATGCatccaagaagaagaagaagaagaagaagaagaagaagaagaagacactGATGTAGACACAGAAACTAAAGCAGAAATACCAGCTGCAGATGACACAGTGAATGAATCGAGCGAAACTCACTGTTCAGAGAAACAGTGTGATACAGTAGCGTCTGAACCTGaacaggaaaaagaggaagtaaCTTTGACTGTGCATTCAGAGGCACAGGTCGATACAGGTGTTGATCAAACACAAGCAGAGGAAACGTCAACTGAAACTCAGACCAATGTGGAGACTGCTGACACTGTAGCACCtccagagaaagaggagaccTCAGAGCAGGCTGAAGCAGTGAACCTCACCACCGAGCCTGATGGGAAAACAGGTTCAGTAGAGGTGAGTACCTCTGAGGAACCTGCACCTGAAGAACCGACAAACCAGGTCGCCGTGGGACCtttagaggaggaaaaaagcacagaaaatgtTCAAGAAAACACTGTAGAAGAGGATGAGGTCTTTATTTCTACTCCTAACGTGACAGACAATCCCAACACTGACAACAACCCACAGGTCCAAAGTAAAGATGATGCTCCAGCTGAGCTGAACAACAGCGGCCTGACCCAAGCCCCTGGGCGCCGTGGTAGTCGGTCTTCTGGCGATTTCTGTGTCCGCAAGTCTTCCAGCTCCCGTGGGTCCAGGTTAGCACGTAGGCTCTCTGAAGATCTTTTCACCACCCCACAGAAAACTAGCCAATCGCAAACTATCCCTAATCAACCAGAAgttaaacacactgaatcacagATCAATCCTGGAGCTGTGAACCCGACCCAGACTCCTCCTGATGCGGCCCAGTCTTCAGAGGTTGCCTCATCACTGTCCACAGAAGTAACAGAGGGGACGGCGGCGGAGCAGGAGCCGCCCACCCCCACAAAACGTTTCGGTCTCTTCCGCAGACTCAGAGGAGAGCAGCCCAAAAAGGCAAAGGAAAAAAGGGTGCAGAAAATGCAAGTCCCCAAAATCTTGATTCAGGACTTCAGCGACGGAACCGGGGAGGGGAAACCAGTcgaggaggagggtgaggagaaaCTTAGCtccagggagaggaggaggaggcggagggagcgggagagaagggagaaagaggaagagaggctgaggaagaagaaggaaaaggagatggagaaggagagggagcgagagaggagGAAACCGCAGACGAGGGGGAAAAGTTTTCAAGTGCAAAGGGAGAAAGGGGGCGATGATCCCCCTCAGTGTGGCTCAAAGACCGGCTCACAGACTCTTAGACATTCTGCTTCTTATGCTGAATCTTACTTTTGA
- the rad9a gene encoding cell cycle checkpoint control protein RAD9A, which yields MDCVVTGGNVKVLAKAIHSLSRIGDELYVEPQEDALALRSVNSSRSAYACFLFAPLFFSRYTIPSGHAFRCKMAIKSVQAVFRSLASLEKTVEKCHIELDKQKSRLTFTLHCKHGLLKTHNLSFQDSESLQAVFDKDSCANVFRAQPRLLVDTVVHFPPSLEEVTVAVSDERMWVRNHVDEEAEQSKAMLTELCLASDEFDHFAVGAHNSVTFCLKELRGLLVFAESTGLPISMYFDEPGSPVVLSVTDSVLEGDFVLATLSDDPNHRKNNSRRAHTPPPPPPDDFMNDDIDAYLIAMDTSIAPGPSATGPPTPSLARSTFSKQPAAANHKTRIHSEEEEEEEEEDEKADLDRPPNKKFCSLFFGSVLPPSSQMSTQPVTSQEVLASDSEDDT from the exons ATGGACTGCGTCGTGACAGGAGGAAACGTGAAAG TGCTGGCCAAAGCCATCCACTCCCTGTCCAGGATCGGTGATGAGCTGTATGTGGAGCCTCAGGAAGATGCG CTGGCCCTGCGGTCTGTGAACTCCTCCCGGTCGGCATATGCTTGTTTCCTGTTCGCACCACTCTTCTTCAGCAG GTACACCATCCCCAGTGGGCACGCCTTTCGCTGCAAGATGGCAATAAAG AGCGTGCAGGCTGTGTTCAGGTCTCTGGCGTCTCTGGAGAAGACAGTGGAAAAGTGTCACATCGAGCTGGACAAGCAGAAGAGCCGCCTCACCTTCACCTTGCACTGCAAACACG GCCTGCTGAAGACACATAACCTGTCTTTCCAGGACAGTGAAAGTTTACAGGCAGTGTTTGATAAGGACAGCTGTGCCAATGTATTCAGGGCCCAGCCCAG gCTGCTCGTGGACACAGTTGTGcacttccctccatctctggaAGAAGTGACCGTGGCAGTGAGTGATGAACGGATGTGGGTCAGGAACCATGTGGATGAGGAAGCAG aGCAGTCCAAGGCCATGCTGACAGAGCTGTGTCTGGCTTCTGACGAGTTTGACCATTTTGCTGTCGGAGCTCACAACAGCGTCACATTTTGTCTGAAGGAGTTACGG GGTTTGTTAGTGTTTGCAGAGTCTACTGGTCTCCCTATTTCTATGTACTTTGATGAGCCAGGAAG ccctGTGGTGCTTTCAGTGACAGACAGTGTCCTAGAAGGGGACTTTGTGCTGGCAACGCTCTCTGATGATCCCAACCACcgtaaaaacaacagcagacg GGCACACACACCGCCGCCTCCCCCTCCCGATGACTTCATGAATGACGACATAGACGCCTATCTCATTGCCATGGATACTAGTATTGCACCAGGTCCCTCTGCCACAGGTCCACCTACGCCCTCATTAGCCAGATCTACATTTTCCAAACAGCCTGCTGCAGCCAATCACAAGACAAGAAtacacagtgaggaggaggaggaagaggaggaggaagatgaaaaagCTGATTTAGACAGACCACCTAATAAGAAG TTCTGTTCCCTGTTCTTTGGATCAGTGCTTCCCCCATCCTCGCAGATGAGCACTCAACCAGTGACGAGTCAGGAAGTGCTGGCCAGTGACAGTGAGGACGACACTTAA
- the tbc1d10c gene encoding TBC1 domain family member 10A isoform X2, which yields MLSPAQKNLSEEDSSGSDAGSEVSLEPETDRFGFILTNGSTAGSVGPPPELVRQREAKWINIMLQWNRILLKKSSKVKVQCQKGIPASLRAKCWPLLCAAADRMKQNENLYESLDSQPALQSWVDVIERDLDRQFPFHEMFLSKDGHGQRGLFRVLKAYTQYQPEEGYCQAQGPVAAVLLMNMPAEEAFWCLVQISEQYLPGYYSPLLEGVLFDAGMLTWVLKRTCPAAHKHLQHHGVEPLMFATDWLMCLFTRHLPFNTLLRVWDLFFCHGVRVLLQVAVVLVRRVLGRAEQRKQCQGQMETLERLRGVREQVQEEDDTFIAEVCSVPLSNKDLEKQTEKELQKWRKDKPSSTFDPRGRCYGYRMAWARARQNEEERDRKEREKGNLSVPLARSASTLSAVPLAPAQEAEERGER from the exons ATGTTGAGTCCAGCCCAGAAGAACCTCAGTGAAGAGGACAGCTCTGGATCTGACgcggggtcagaggtcagcctGGAACCTGAGACAGACCGGTTTGGCTTCATTCTGACCAATGGATCGACAGCTGG GAGTGTGGGCCCACCCCCTGAGCTGGTCAGGCAGAGGGAGGCCAAGTGGATCAACATCATGCTCCAGTGGAATCGCATATTGTTGAAGAAGTCCAGTAAG GTCAAAGTGCAGTGTCAGAAAGGCATCCCTGCCTCACTCAGAGCAAAGTGCTGGCCTCTGCTGTGTGCAGCCGCTGACaggatgaaacaaaatgaaaacctcTACGAG TCTCTGGACTCGCAGCCTGCTCTGCAGAGCTGGGTGGATGTGATAGAAAGAGACCTGGACCGACAGTTCCCCTTCCATGAAATGTTCCTCTCCAAGGACGGACACGG GCAGCGTGGTTTGTTCCGGGTGTTGAAAGCCTACACTCAGTACCAACCAGAGGAGGGTTACTGTCAGGCTCAGGGGCCTGtggctgcagtgctgctgatgAACATGCCCGCTGAG GAGGCCTTCTGGTGTTTGGTGCAGATCAGTGAGCAGTACCTGCCTGGATACTACAGCCCTCTGCTG GAGGGAGTTCTGTTCGATGCGGGCATGCTGACCTGGGTCTTGAAAAGGACGTGTCCAGCTGCGcacaaacacctgcagcacCACGGAGTGGAGCCCCTCATGTTCGCCACTGACTGGCTGATGTGTCTGTTCACACGCCACCTGCCATTCAACACTCTGCTCCGAGTCTGGGACCTGTTTTTCTGCCACG GGGTGCGGGTGCTGCTCCAGGTGGCGGTGGTGCTGGTGCGTCGGGTGCTGGGTCGGGCCGAGCAGAGGAAGCAGTGCCAGGGCCAGATGGAGACTCTGGAGAGGCTGAGGGGCGTCAGGGAGCAGGTCCAAGAGGAAGACGACACCTTTATAGCAGAG GTGTGCTCGGTGCCGCTGTCAAACAAAGATctggagaaacagacagagaaggagcTACAGAAGTGGAGGAAAGACAAACCCTCATCCACCTTTGACCCCAGAGGTCGCTGCTATGGATATCGGATGGCGTGGGCGAGGGCTCGGCAGAACGAGGAGGAACGggacaggaaagagagagagaaagggaatcTGTCCGTCCCTCTCGCTCGCTCGGCCTCCACCCTGTCAGCTGTCCCCCTCGCTCCTGCACAAGAAGCtgaggagaggggggaaaggTAA